In a single window of the Streptococcus salivarius genome:
- a CDS encoding DUF5960 family protein, producing the protein MDYFSEDYIRFEEDFQRYSALNIPLTFLIDDILRTMAMNQINYFYFEISVIKSRKNIRMFRYRGETLKIKSSTYCVL; encoded by the coding sequence ATAGATTATTTTTCTGAAGACTATATCCGATTTGAAGAGGATTTTCAACGTTATTCAGCATTGAATATTCCGTTAACATTTCTGATTGATGATATTTTGAGAACTATGGCCATGAACCAGATAAATTATTTTTACTTTGAGATTTCGGTTATTAAATCAAGGAAGAATATTAGAATGTTTCGGTACAGAGGAGAGACGTTAAAAATTAAAAGTTCTACATATTGTGTCTTATAA